A single region of the Metarhizium brunneum chromosome 6, complete sequence genome encodes:
- the ARF gene encoding ADP-ribosylation factor produces the protein MGLTFSKLFDKLWGKKEMRILMVGLDAAGKTTILYKLKLGEIVTTIPTIGFNVETVEYKNIQFTVWDVGGQDKIRPLWRHYFQNTQGIIFVVDSNDRDRVVEAREELQRMLNEDELRDAILLVFANKQDLPNAMNAAEITDKLGLHSLRQRAWYIQSTCATSGDGLYEGLEWLATTLRKAGHQ, from the exons ATGGGTCTCACCTTTTCTAAGCTTTTCGACAAGTTGTGGGGGAAGAAGGAGATGAGAATTCTGATGGTTGgtctcgatgccgccggtAAAACCACCATTCTGTACAAGCTTAAGCTTGGCGAAATCGTCACCACCATTCCTACCATTG GTTTCAACGTCGAGACTGTCGAGTACAAGAACATCCAGTTTACCGTGTGGGACGTCGGTGGCCAGGACAAGATTCGTCCTCTATGGAGACATTACTTCCAGAACACTCAGGGTATTATCTTCGTCGTCGACAGCAACGATCGTGACCGTGTTGTCGAGGCCCGTGAGGAACTCCAGCGCATGCTCAACGAGGATGAGCTGCGAGACGCCATCCTGCTGGTCTTTGCCAACAAGCAGGATCTTCCT AATGCCATGAATGCTGCCGAGATCACTGACAAACTCGGCCTCCACAGCCTGAGGCAACGCGCCTGG TATATCCAGTCCACTTGTGCCACGTCTGGTGACGGTCTGTACGAGGGTCTTGAGTGGCTCGCCACCACCCTCCGTAAGGCCGGCCACCAGTAG